GTGGCTGCCGGTTTAAACGGAAGACTTGGTTGGAAACGGCCCGGGAGGATAGATAGTTGCTGGTTAAGAGAAAGACACTCACTTTGGTGGGTGTTTTTTGTTTGTGCTGATAAGTTGAAGTAGTTAAGCTCACATACGTCAAGGAAGGTACTGACGTACCTTTGATTTATTCCTGTGTGTGGCTAGGTAGAAGAGTTATCGTCTTTAGTAACGAAAATGAAATAAGTCAGTGGCTGCCGGTTTAAACGGAAGACTTGGTTGGAAACGGCCCGGGAGGATAGATAGTTGCTGGTTAAGAGAAAGACACTCACCTTGGTGGGTGTCTTTTGTTTGTGAGCAACAGAATTTACTGCATTGCTATGGTAGGGCAAGGTTAGGATTAAGTCTGTTACTTTTTTTAATGAGCTAAGCTATCTTCAACCATCATTTCCCCTTTTGTCAGGATACCAAAGGGGAGCAAAAAATCTAGGCCTGATACTCCAAAAGACTTGCCGGCAGAGGCAGATTCCGTTAAGAAATCCGATTGTTTGAGCGAAGCGAGTTTCGGATTTTAGGAATCTGCCTCTGCTGGCATCCTTCAGACCGTCTTTTTCCGTAAAGGCCGTGGGAAACGTCTCATTAGATAGCTTCCAGCAAATAAGTGAAATCGTTTCAAGGGAACTAATCTTGCTAGTCTTACTATATTACCTTGATATAAGAGGCTGTATAGACTGCTTGCGACAATGTAGCTAATGATCGCTGCATTAATAAAAAAAGAAGACCGAAACGAGTTCGGTCCATAAACATAATCATGTATATAATATAGAGGAAGAAATATAATGCCTGATTAGGCAGTGGAAATCAAACTAGTTAACATACTTTAACGATAAACTAATCTTATGCCTTTTCACTGGTAGCCTTAAAGTTCCAGGTCATAGCCAGGAATAGCATTGCTATGATGCAGGAGGCGATTAGAATATAGAAACCGGCATCCCAGCCAAAGCTTTTAACCGCATAACCGATGCCAGAACTGGCGCCTACTGTACCAAAAAGATAGCCGAATAGTCCGGTAAAACCTGCTGCTGTTCCGGCTGCTTTTTTCGGAACCATATCCAAGGCACTGACACCAATCAACATAACCGGCCCATAGATTAAGAAGCCAATTGAGGATAAAGCAATGATGTCAAGCATCGGGTTGCCTACAGGGTTTTTCCAATAAAGAAAAACGGAAACTAAGGTAAGCGCCATGAAGATGAAGGTAACCGGTGAGCGGCGTCCTTTAAATACTTTGTCGCTTAACCAGCCGCAAAGTAGAGTACCGGGAATACCGGCGTATTCAAAGAGGAAATACCCAATGCCGGAGCTTTTAACGGACAATTGCTTTACTTGCATCAAGTAGGTAGGCGACCAGTCTAGCACACCATACCGTACGCAGTAAACAAAGGCATTGGCAAAGGCAATCAGCCATACGTACTTGTTATTTAATACATAGTTGAAAAGAATCTCTTTTACCGTCAATTCTTTCTCCGGATTTACGTTGGTTGCGACGACAGGGTAATCATTTTTGTATTCTTCAATAGAAGGCAACCCTTCGGATTGAGGGGTATCTTTTAGTGTCAGAAATACATATAAGCTAAGCAATGCGCAGATTACACCAGGAACATAGAACATGCCCTGCCAGCCGTAAGTACCTAACGCCCAAATACAAATCGGGGCAATGAGTCCGCCGCCGATATTGTGGGCCGTGTTCCAGATGCCCATTTTAGTGCCGCGTTCGCTGACGGAAAACCAGTGCGTCATTGTACGGCCAGCAGGCGGCCAGCCCATTCCCTGGAACCAACCATTAATAAACATGAGTACCCACATGGCGGCAACGCTGCCGGCAACAGGGAAAAAGAAATTCACAATAGCAGAAAGTAAGAGACCGATACTCATAAAATAGCGGGGATTGCTGCGGTCAGACCAGGTAGCCATTACAAATTTACTAAGGCCGTAAGCCAGACCTAGGGCTGCGCGAACATTGCCGACATCGGCGGTAGAAAAGCCAAAATGCTTGATCAGATGCGGTGCGGCCAGCGGGAAATTGCTTCTGGTCAGGTAATAGGCGGCGTAACCGAAGTAAACACTGCAAAATACCTGAAGACGGGATTTAGGATATTTTTTGTCAATCTCCTCGGCAGGTAACCGGGGAATATGTGGTGCCGGTTTCATAAAATCAAACATTTGTGTTCTCCTTTTTATTTATTAATTTGCCTTTGTCTCAGGAAGGCGATCACATGGATCCCTTTCACTGAGACAAAGGCTAAGTGAGGAAAGAGGGCCGTTTATTCGGCAGAGTCGCCACCCTTTTTCGTTGTTTTTGTGCTGCCTGTCACAATATCCGTACCGGTATGATAGGGACTATTTACATTGATAGTTGGTTCGGCTACAGCCATACCACGGTCAATTAAAACCTTGCGCAGCAACCAGGGCTTATCTGAGATCATTCCATCAACGCCCATATCAAGCAGCATATTCATTTTGTCCGGGCTGTTGACCGTCCAGGGAACGACCTTAATACCTAATTCATGTGCCTCGGTTACCATTTCATTGGAAAGTTCTTCCCAATAAGGGGATACTACATCAGCTCCAATTGCCTTTGCTGCTTTGATATAATCACCTTTAAAAGTGTCAATATCAAGGCCGGCCATCCAGGGAGAAGCACCTTTTTCATAAGGCTGACGGCATTGGCTGTCCCGTCCCCAGGAAGGCTGCTCACAGGTTAAGGCAACCAAAGTAATATTGGGGTCTAGTTTTTTCATTTCTTTTAGGGTTCGCCAGTCGAAGGATTGCAGCATGACCCGGTCTTCCATATGATACTTTTTCACGATCTCATAGAACTTCTTAACAAAGACTGCCGGATTAGGGCTGTTTTTTGCTTCAGGGAAAGCCGGATCGGGATAACATTTGGTTTCAATATTAAACATGATTTTATCATTGCCATAAGCATTAGCTAATTCAAATACTTCTTCCAAAGTCGGAAGCTTGGT
Above is a genomic segment from Propionispora vibrioides containing:
- the glpT gene encoding glycerol-3-phosphate transporter yields the protein MFDFMKPAPHIPRLPAEEIDKKYPKSRLQVFCSVYFGYAAYYLTRSNFPLAAPHLIKHFGFSTADVGNVRAALGLAYGLSKFVMATWSDRSNPRYFMSIGLLLSAIVNFFFPVAGSVAAMWVLMFINGWFQGMGWPPAGRTMTHWFSVSERGTKMGIWNTAHNIGGGLIAPICIWALGTYGWQGMFYVPGVICALLSLYVFLTLKDTPQSEGLPSIEEYKNDYPVVATNVNPEKELTVKEILFNYVLNNKYVWLIAFANAFVYCVRYGVLDWSPTYLMQVKQLSVKSSGIGYFLFEYAGIPGTLLCGWLSDKVFKGRRSPVTFIFMALTLVSVFLYWKNPVGNPMLDIIALSSIGFLIYGPVMLIGVSALDMVPKKAAGTAAGFTGLFGYLFGTVGASSGIGYAVKSFGWDAGFYILIASCIIAMLFLAMTWNFKATSEKA
- a CDS encoding glycerophosphodiester phosphodiesterase; this encodes MQSKKGYWKRVLAAGAATVVLTSGMSFIGMSSVQAKAVPQIFDFEAHRGGRDARPENTLISFAYAMELGVTTLEMDMQLTKDGQIVISHNPFMSHNLAKGPDGKYVAPNQYDIRTMTLAQVKQFDIGTMNPEAGDYYEGHGKTQLSVPGTKLPTLEEVFELANAYGNDKIMFNIETKCYPDPAFPEAKNSPNPAVFVKKFYEIVKKYHMEDRVMLQSFDWRTLKEMKKLDPNITLVALTCEQPSWGRDSQCRQPYEKGASPWMAGLDIDTFKGDYIKAAKAIGADVVSPYWEELSNEMVTEAHELGIKVVPWTVNSPDKMNMLLDMGVDGMISDKPWLLRKVLIDRGMAVAEPTINVNSPYHTGTDIVTGSTKTTKKGGDSAE